A window of Apium graveolens cultivar Ventura chromosome 8, ASM990537v1, whole genome shotgun sequence contains these coding sequences:
- the LOC141679904 gene encoding uncharacterized protein LOC141679904, with the protein MQTSKAKEGVVGLSYPMLTRSNYTTWSLKMKVFMKAQRVWGAIEQKDPKVTVDERTVQVALAAIYQRLPEDILLTIAEKETAKEVWEAIKTMCVGVERVKEAKVQTLKGEFESLMMKDSEKIEDFCFKLSGIVTNIRVLGEAMEESSVVRKILRVVPDKLLQIASNI; encoded by the coding sequence ATGCAAACGTCCAAGGCAAAGGAAGGTGTTGTGGGTTTGAGCTATCCCATGTTAACGAGAAGCAATTATACAACTTGGTCCCTAAAGATGAAAGTGTTCATGAAGGCGCAAAGAGTATGGGGTGCAATCGAACAAAAGGATCCCAAAGTAACCGTGGATGAAAGAACGGTGCAGGTGGCCCTTGCTGCGATATATCAACGTCTGCCAGAGGATATTTTGTTGACCATTGCTGAGAAAGAAACTGCTAAGGAAGTTTGGGAGGCCATTAAAACGATGTGTGTGGGAGTAGAGCGAGTGAAGGAGGCAAAGGTGCAGACattaaagggagaatttgagtctctcatgatGAAAGACTCAGAGAAGATAGAAGATTTCTGCTTTAAACTGAGTGGCATTGTGACTAACATTCGAGTTCTTGGAGAAGCTATGGAAGAATCCAGTGTTGTAAGGAAGATTCTACGTGTTGTGCCTGATAAGTTGCTCCAAATAGCTTCAAATATTTAA
- the LOC141679905 gene encoding putative mitochondrial protein AtMg00820 yields MADLYGETRRILKDEFVDFFLYVNADPVSFEDTAKENKWRHAMDQEIDAIEKYQTWELVEAPKEKKPIGVKWVYKKKMNAQGEIEKHKERLVVKGYKQKYDVDYKEVFAPMARLETIRLTLSFAAQNMW; encoded by the coding sequence ATGGCGGATCTCTATGGAGAAACAAGAAGAATTTTGAAAGATGAGTTTGTTGATTTTTTCTTATATGTCAATGCGGATCCGGTCTCTTTTGAAGATACCGCTAAAGAAAATAAATGGAGGCATGCCATGGATCAAGAAATTGATGCAATCGAAAAATATCaaacatgggagttagttgaaGCTCCTAAAGAAAAGAAACCTATTGGAGTCAAGTGGGTTTACAAGAAAAAGATGAATGCACAAGGTGAAATTGAGAAACATAAGGAGCGATTGGTGGTTAAAGGTTACAAACAAAAGTATGATGTTGATTACAAAGAAGTTTTTGCTCCCATGGCACGCCTTGAAACAATTCGTTTGACACTTTCTTTTGCCGCGCAAAATATGTGGTAA